A region from the Candidatus Thiothrix putei genome encodes:
- a CDS encoding TusE/DsrC/DsvC family sulfur relay protein codes for MSVEIPARDGDGYLLSMDDWTPEIGKAMAEADGVELTDAKWEQIMKAREYYDDQAVVPPIRKFSKFINMDQKELFAQWKTGPMKPITKYGGLPKPTGCV; via the coding sequence ATGAGTGTAGAAATTCCAGCACGCGATGGTGACGGTTACTTACTGAGCATGGATGATTGGACACCGGAAATTGGTAAAGCCATGGCAGAAGCTGATGGTGTCGAACTGACCGATGCCAAGTGGGAACAGATCATGAAAGCGCGTGAGTATTATGATGATCAGGCTGTGGTTCCACCGATCCGTAAATTCTCCAAATTCATCAATATGGATCAGAAAGAGCTGTTCGCGCAGTGGAAAACCGGGCCAATGAAGCCCATTACCAAATATGGTGGTCTGCCTAAGCCTACTGGCTGCGTATAA
- a CDS encoding amidohydrolase family protein has translation MSSNTLSEQVIYNCHTHIFTHKHIPDGYFPFFIVPLARNKVIRGVLNTVMQRIVPWTTNDRLQRCANFISFAYKKGQEENFKALMNYYPQGTRFVVLPMDMAHMEAGKVLEDIDQQHQELADLTQRKEYKNILIPFAHIDPRHPAALARLTRLVEEKQFRGVKIYPPLGYYPCDPVLMRDIYPFMVKHKLPLIAHCSPGSVNTKHLPFEVAQGLADPKHYAAVMEAFPDLKICLSHFGGISEWQRYLTRDRSVNNPTWLEKILDMMRSGDYPNLYADVSYTVFNFQENITLLKVLLEDESVRSQVLFGSDFYMTSNERYPERRLSIDLRAALGETLFWQIANQNPKKFLAEAA, from the coding sequence ATGTCAAGCAACACGTTAAGCGAACAGGTGATTTATAATTGCCACACCCACATTTTTACCCACAAGCACATACCCGATGGTTATTTTCCGTTTTTTATTGTGCCGTTGGCACGCAATAAGGTGATACGGGGGGTGTTAAACACGGTCATGCAAAGAATTGTGCCTTGGACAACCAACGATCGGTTACAGCGTTGCGCTAACTTTATCAGTTTTGCTTATAAAAAGGGGCAGGAAGAGAACTTCAAAGCGTTAATGAATTATTACCCGCAAGGGACGCGCTTTGTGGTATTGCCGATGGACATGGCTCACATGGAAGCAGGCAAGGTCTTGGAGGATATTGATCAGCAACATCAAGAATTAGCAGACCTTACCCAGCGTAAGGAATATAAAAACATTCTGATTCCTTTTGCCCACATTGACCCGCGTCACCCTGCGGCGTTGGCGCGTTTGACGCGGTTGGTGGAGGAGAAACAGTTTCGCGGTGTTAAAATTTACCCTCCGTTAGGGTATTACCCTTGCGACCCTGTATTGATGCGCGACATTTACCCTTTCATGGTCAAGCATAAGCTGCCGTTGATAGCGCATTGTTCGCCGGGGTCAGTGAATACCAAACACTTGCCGTTTGAAGTGGCGCAGGGCTTAGCAGACCCTAAACATTACGCAGCGGTGATGGAAGCATTTCCCGATCTCAAAATCTGCCTCTCGCATTTTGGCGGCATTTCAGAATGGCAGCGTTATTTGACCCGCGACCGATCGGTTAATAACCCGACTTGGCTGGAAAAAATCCTCGATATGATGCGCAGCGGGGACTACCCTAACCTTTATGCAGACGTTTCCTATACAGTTTTTAATTTTCAAGAAAACATTACCTTATTGAAGGTGCTGTTAGAGGATGAGAGCGTGCGTTCTCAAGTGTTGTTTGGTTCCGATTTTTACATGACCAGCAATGAGCGTTACCCTGAACGGCGTTTGTCAATCGACCTACGAGCTGCGTTGGGCGAAACCTTGTTTTGGCAAATTGCTAACCAGAACCCGAAAAAGTTTTTAGCGGAAGCTGCTTAA
- a CDS encoding DNA/RNA non-specific endonuclease has protein sequence MNTMSNRVLITLFTLLSLTACASNNTASSGSGATNTGATASTAGSASACPQHHANGDMPQLVNAKLAAKTQALCFTEFAVLHSGVTRTPLWASEHMTYAELLMDIDRTDNFYAEPRLTVDERAELADYAGSGFDRGHLVPAGDMPTVEAMRESFSLANMTPQNPSNNRGLWSSIESRTRDLAKQRGELYVVSGAIFAGASLQRINNRVLVPSSYFKAIYDANTGESGAYWVANDANRNYKMMSIAELTQTAGIDPFPSIDAFSKANVMPLPQP, from the coding sequence ATGAATACAATGTCTAACCGTGTGTTAATCACACTATTTACCTTATTGAGCTTAACGGCTTGTGCATCCAATAATACCGCCTCATCGGGTTCTGGTGCGACGAACACCGGTGCTACGGCGAGCACCGCTGGCAGTGCCAGTGCTTGCCCGCAGCATCACGCTAACGGCGATATGCCGCAATTGGTGAACGCGAAACTGGCGGCTAAAACGCAGGCGTTGTGTTTTACGGAATTTGCGGTACTGCATTCGGGGGTGACACGCACCCCGTTATGGGCGAGTGAGCACATGACGTATGCCGAGCTGCTGATGGATATTGACCGGACTGACAATTTCTACGCTGAGCCGCGTCTAACGGTGGATGAGCGTGCTGAACTGGCTGATTATGCAGGCTCTGGTTTTGATCGTGGGCATTTGGTTCCAGCCGGTGATATGCCGACGGTGGAGGCGATGCGTGAAAGTTTTTCCCTCGCGAATATGACACCGCAAAATCCATCGAATAACCGGGGGTTGTGGTCAAGCATTGAGTCACGCACCCGCGATTTAGCCAAGCAGCGCGGTGAGTTGTATGTGGTTTCTGGTGCCATTTTTGCGGGAGCCTCGCTGCAACGCATCAATAATCGGGTGTTAGTGCCAAGCAGTTACTTCAAAGCGATTTACGACGCCAATACGGGGGAAAGTGGGGCGTATTGGGTTGCAAACGATGCTAACAGGAACTACAAAATGATGAGCATTGCCGAGTTGACGCAAACGGCAGGCATTGACCCTTTCCCTAGCATCGACGCTTTCAGCAAAGCTAATGTAATGCCTTTACCGCAACCTTGA
- a CDS encoding lipase, with protein sequence MKLQLLSRNILLALAVSGLGACGDSSDYDFSANANGTTGRGTAVARFDPRSGVIPQTNDLLLAGSTDGTLNIPTATITNPGQLGLVNSLNTLDGFGLTAPITAAFGASLKAGSLQTGSSVRVFEVRKDVATQAITGVVREVTAAELLATAVGTQQDTLALVPLKPLKESTSYLVVLTNAIQGSDGRAATSDSAYLLAKSTTPLSGEYAALEPLRQLINNQEAIAANQGVSAATIVLSWSFTTQSVTPVLEAMQRQAAASPLLISPTLGASNTFVPALAGKANVHIGTLDVPYYLTAPSTANPTAPLTTAWSGAAGSFLTRYNPAPVATSTQTVPVLMSVPNASALAGATPPAGGWPVVIFQHGITRNRQDLLAVADTLADAGYVGIAIDLPLHGVTEDANPLRADKNAAFANDVERTFNLDVQNASTGTAGADGVIDSSGTHFINLGSLLTSRDNIRQGIADLLVLRRSLGNITAVPLNTAKVGFVGHSLGGVIGTGYLAAETAATPASLVTTGGGIARLLDGSASFGPVIQAGLGSAGLTPGSAAYDAFMVVAQTVIDPADPVVLGAQAAAKHPVHMIEVLGDQVIPNRVTGAPLSGTEPLASVMQLTSRTATAAGEDGIVRFNSGAHSSVLDPSVNLAVTVEMQRQIAAFQLAGGAAIAINDSTVIAGAAP encoded by the coding sequence ATGAAATTACAGCTTTTATCACGGAATATTCTGCTGGCCTTGGCTGTGTCAGGGTTGGGAGCCTGCGGCGACTCCAGCGATTATGATTTCAGTGCCAACGCCAATGGCACGACGGGGAGGGGCACGGCAGTGGCACGGTTTGATCCTCGTAGCGGCGTGATTCCGCAAACCAATGACCTGTTGCTGGCAGGGTCAACGGATGGCACCTTGAATATTCCCACTGCCACCATCACCAACCCCGGTCAGCTTGGCTTGGTGAACAGCCTGAATACCTTGGACGGTTTTGGCCTGACCGCACCGATTACAGCGGCGTTTGGCGCGAGTCTGAAAGCAGGTTCGCTGCAAACGGGTAGCAGTGTGCGGGTGTTTGAGGTGCGTAAGGATGTCGCTACTCAAGCCATTACCGGGGTTGTTCGTGAAGTAACGGCGGCTGAATTGTTGGCAACCGCTGTGGGAACGCAGCAGGATACCTTAGCCTTAGTGCCGTTAAAGCCGTTGAAGGAGAGCACGAGTTATTTGGTGGTGTTAACCAATGCCATTCAAGGGAGTGATGGACGGGCGGCAACCAGTGATTCGGCCTATTTGCTGGCAAAAAGCACGACCCCCTTAAGCGGTGAGTACGCAGCGTTAGAACCCTTGCGTCAACTAATCAATAACCAAGAGGCTATTGCTGCCAATCAAGGTGTCAGTGCGGCGACTATCGTGTTGAGTTGGAGTTTTACTACGCAATCGGTTACGCCAGTGTTGGAGGCGATGCAGCGGCAAGCAGCGGCAAGCCCACTGCTGATTTCCCCGACGTTGGGGGCAAGCAATACCTTTGTTCCGGCGTTAGCGGGAAAAGCTAATGTGCATATCGGCACATTAGACGTACCGTATTACCTGACAGCGCCCAGTACCGCGAATCCGACCGCGCCGTTGACGACGGCTTGGTCGGGAGCAGCAGGTTCTTTTTTAACCCGCTATAATCCAGCTCCAGTCGCGACGTCTACGCAGACCGTGCCTGTGTTGATGAGTGTGCCGAATGCCAGTGCGTTGGCGGGGGCAACACCGCCTGCGGGTGGTTGGCCTGTGGTGATTTTCCAGCATGGGATTACCCGTAACCGCCAAGACTTGCTGGCAGTCGCGGATACACTGGCGGATGCGGGGTATGTCGGAATTGCGATTGACTTACCGTTGCATGGGGTAACAGAGGATGCCAATCCCTTGCGTGCAGACAAAAATGCCGCGTTTGCGAACGATGTGGAACGTACCTTTAATTTGGATGTGCAAAATGCCTCGACCGGTACAGCGGGAGCCGATGGTGTTATTGACAGTTCCGGTACGCATTTCATCAATTTAGGCAGTTTACTCACCTCACGTGACAATATCCGCCAAGGGATTGCGGATTTGTTGGTGTTACGGCGCAGTTTGGGCAATATCACTGCCGTGCCTTTAAATACCGCTAAGGTCGGTTTTGTGGGGCATTCGTTAGGGGGAGTTATTGGTACGGGGTATTTGGCAGCGGAAACGGCTGCAACGCCTGCATCTTTGGTGACAACGGGCGGGGGAATTGCGCGGTTGTTGGATGGCTCGGCGAGTTTTGGCCCGGTGATTCAGGCGGGTCTGGGCAGTGCAGGGCTGACACCGGGGTCGGCAGCGTATGACGCTTTTATGGTGGTGGCGCAGACGGTGATTGATCCGGCTGACCCAGTGGTATTGGGAGCGCAGGCGGCGGCTAAGCATCCTGTGCACATGATTGAGGTGTTAGGGGATCAGGTCATTCCTAACCGTGTGACGGGAGCGCCACTGTCCGGCACGGAGCCACTGGCAAGCGTGATGCAATTGACGAGCAGAACCGCAACCGCTGCGGGTGAAGATGGTATTGTGCGTTTCAATAGCGGTGCACACAGTTCGGTGCTTGACCCTAGTGTTAATTTGGCGGTAACGGTGGAAATGCAGCGCCAGATTGCGGCTTTCCAATTGGCGGGGGGAGCTGCCATTGCCATTAATGACAGCACGGTGATTGCCGGTGCAGCACCTTGA
- a CDS encoding transposase — protein MNSTERALIAQRWSLLQIEILPCFNDAFGTLTPKLEKLIHVLELTRIEDFVRSFRDGSGRPATERSWFANAFVAKSVLNIVNTRALIDRLQNDRSLRRICGFPLTKKLPSESTFSRAFAEFAEQRLAERVHETLVKTYLGDALIGHLCRDSTAIEARERPVAEEKPKKKQGQTRIQRQREQSLQQALDEIPVQCNRGTKKNAQGYKHSWNGYKLHIDTADCGVPIAAILSSASFHDSGAAIPLSQISAQRVTSLYDLMDAAYCSADLHEYSRHLGHVPLIDHNPRGGQKEAFEPADAERYKIRSTVERTNARLKDEFGGRNVWVQGAQKVYSHLMFGILVLSADQLMRVLL, from the coding sequence ATGAATTCTACCGAACGCGCCCTGATTGCACAACGCTGGAGTTTGCTGCAAATTGAAATACTGCCTTGCTTCAATGATGCCTTTGGCACATTGACCCCCAAGCTTGAAAAGCTCATTCACGTACTGGAGCTGACGCGCATTGAAGATTTTGTGCGCTCTTTTCGTGATGGGTCTGGACGGCCAGCGACGGAGCGATCTTGGTTTGCCAATGCTTTTGTCGCCAAAAGCGTGCTCAATATTGTCAATACGCGAGCACTCATTGACCGGCTGCAAAACGATCGCTCCCTGCGACGCATCTGCGGGTTTCCCCTGACCAAGAAACTGCCTTCCGAATCCACCTTTTCACGTGCCTTCGCTGAATTTGCTGAACAGCGTTTAGCGGAACGTGTGCATGAAACGTTGGTGAAAACGTATTTGGGCGATGCGCTGATCGGCCACCTGTGTCGGGATTCAACAGCCATTGAGGCACGTGAACGGCCTGTTGCCGAGGAAAAGCCAAAGAAAAAACAAGGGCAAACACGGATTCAGCGCCAACGGGAACAGTCACTTCAGCAAGCACTCGATGAGATACCGGTTCAGTGTAACCGGGGGACGAAGAAGAATGCCCAAGGCTACAAGCACAGTTGGAACGGCTACAAACTGCATATCGATACCGCCGATTGTGGTGTCCCGATAGCAGCCATTCTGTCTTCCGCCTCCTTTCACGACAGCGGGGCAGCCATCCCACTCTCTCAAATCAGTGCCCAACGTGTCACCAGTCTCTACGACCTGATGGATGCGGCCTATTGCAGTGCTGATTTGCACGAATACAGCCGTCATCTGGGGCATGTCCCTCTGATTGATCACAATCCTCGCGGCGGACAGAAAGAAGCGTTTGAACCTGCTGATGCCGAGCGTTACAAAATTCGCAGCACCGTAGAACGAACCAATGCCCGCCTGAAGGATGAATTTGGTGGTCGGAATGTGTGGGTGCAAGGTGCGCAAAAAGTTTACAGCCACTTGATGTTTGGGATTTTGGTGTTGAGTGCTGATCAACTGATGCGTGTCTTGTTATAA
- a CDS encoding OmpP1/FadL family transporter, with product MVNFMAKSVLATVVSAALSTTVQAAGFALANQSGSGAGNAYAGGAAAIDDASVVWFNPAAMTALGEGTKTSVAAHVIAPKADFTDKASRVNPALTGGNVALAETTLTGINDGGGHAAPVPNAYAVRSYGDKLSAGIGINAPFGLGTEYEEDWIGRYNALKSAIKTVNVNPALAYQVNDKLSVGAGVSAQYIHVELQSAIDSAAACRSIASAANSGALLTQCLARLPALSNAATDSKVTISGDDISFGVNAGALYQATPKTRVGVNYRSALDHELEGEVEYDIDASLQPIVTATGITRFNTADATAEANLPASFSVSAAHKVNERLDVMGDVTRTNWSSFESLTVKKTADGSLVTDVPQAWEDVNRYSVGANYQYNDRLKLRGGVAFDETPVPSPQLRTARTPDADRTWVSAGANYKLKKNLDVDVGYTHIFTDETPIDNVSTDNGYALRGVYDSSVDIVSAQLNWSF from the coding sequence ATGGTTAACTTCATGGCGAAAAGTGTGTTAGCGACGGTGGTGAGTGCCGCGTTGAGTACCACGGTTCAAGCGGCTGGATTTGCGTTGGCCAACCAGTCAGGTTCGGGCGCAGGGAATGCGTATGCGGGTGGGGCAGCAGCGATTGATGATGCATCGGTCGTTTGGTTCAATCCCGCTGCGATGACAGCCTTGGGTGAGGGTACAAAAACCAGTGTCGCCGCACACGTGATTGCTCCCAAGGCGGATTTCACCGATAAGGCATCACGGGTTAACCCGGCACTGACCGGGGGCAATGTGGCGTTAGCGGAGACAACCTTAACGGGAATCAACGATGGTGGAGGACACGCAGCGCCGGTTCCTAATGCCTACGCGGTACGCAGCTATGGCGACAAGTTGAGTGCCGGTATCGGTATCAATGCCCCCTTCGGCTTGGGTACTGAATACGAAGAGGATTGGATTGGGCGTTACAATGCGTTGAAATCTGCAATTAAAACCGTCAATGTCAACCCGGCACTGGCCTATCAGGTGAATGATAAGCTCAGTGTCGGCGCAGGGGTGAGTGCGCAATACATTCACGTTGAGTTACAAAGTGCGATTGATTCAGCCGCTGCTTGCCGTAGCATTGCCAGTGCCGCGAACAGTGGCGCATTATTGACGCAGTGTCTGGCGCGTTTGCCTGCCTTGTCGAATGCGGCAACCGATAGCAAGGTGACGATCAGTGGTGATGACATCTCTTTCGGGGTGAATGCGGGGGCGTTATACCAGGCAACGCCAAAGACACGGGTGGGGGTGAATTACCGTTCCGCGCTGGATCATGAGTTGGAAGGTGAAGTCGAGTATGACATTGATGCGAGTTTGCAACCCATTGTGACGGCAACCGGTATTACCCGTTTCAATACGGCTGATGCGACCGCAGAGGCTAATTTACCTGCGAGTTTTTCCGTGTCGGCGGCGCATAAAGTGAATGAGCGTTTAGACGTCATGGGCGATGTGACCCGTACCAACTGGAGCAGCTTTGAAAGCCTGACTGTTAAAAAAACGGCAGATGGTTCCTTAGTCACGGATGTGCCTCAGGCATGGGAGGATGTGAACCGCTACAGTGTCGGGGCGAATTACCAATATAACGATCGCCTGAAGTTGCGTGGCGGGGTGGCATTTGATGAAACCCCCGTGCCTAGCCCACAATTGCGTACTGCACGTACCCCGGATGCGGATCGGACGTGGGTATCCGCTGGTGCGAATTACAAGCTGAAAAAGAATTTGGATGTGGATGTCGGTTACACCCACATTTTCACGGATGAAACCCCGATTGATAATGTCAGTACGGATAATGGTTATGCCCTGCGTGGTGTGTACGATTCCAGTGTGGATATTGTCAGCGCTCAATTGAACTGGTCGTTTTAG
- the polA gene encoding DNA polymerase I translates to MTTHSSKPLVLVDGSSYLFRAFHALPPLTNAHGEPTGAMHGVLNMLDKLRKDYDPEHMAVIFDAPGKTFRDDLYPQYKANRPPMPDDLRCQIEPLLDIIRAQGYPLLIIPDVEADDVIGTLAKEYTGKVIISTGDKDMAQLVDERVHLINTMSGHYADPAGVVEKFGVAPERIRDYLALIGDSVDNVPGVAKVGPKTAVKWLEEYGSLENIIARANEFKGKIGENLREALAHLPLSYELVTIKCDVALDLQPETLAFNPQDVDRLRVLYERYGFRTRLAALDVLEKIPPSPPFSKGGTGEGDLQLPLAPPFEKGGTGGIYSSILSQEDLDTWLTRLQAAGEFAFDTETTSLNYMEAEIVGVSFAIQPGEAAYLPLAHDYLGAPAQLDRDAVFAQLKPLLENPGLRKIGQNLKYDRSVLLNHGIELRGIAHDTMLESYVLDSTASRHDFDTLCEKHLNHTTIHFEDIAGKGKNQITFNQVALEQATPYAAEDADYTLRLHRHFWPQLQALDAQRQLYEAVEVPLVSVLSTIERNGVKVDAMMLAKQSKELEARMHTVMQQAYTVAGQEFNLASPKQIQEIFFDKLGLPVLRKTPKGQPSTAEDVLEELAEMGHDLPSLILEHRGLAKLKSTYTDKLPEQINPRTGRVHTSYHQAVASTGRLSSSDPNLQNIPIRNEEGRRIRQAFIAESGCKLLAADYSQIELRIMAHLSGDKGLLEAFAQGLDVHRATAAEVFGTALAAVTTAQRRAAKAINFGLIYGMSAFGLAKQLGVDRKDAQAYVDLYFARYPGVKQYMDDTREQARAQGYVETLFGRRLFLPDIKSKNAATRQYAERTAINAPMQGTAADIIKKAMIAVDSWLRSSGLHTKMIMQVHDELVFEVPEAELATVRSQVTALMTAAAQLAVPLLVESGVGDNWDEAH, encoded by the coding sequence ATGACTACCCATAGCAGCAAGCCTCTTGTCCTCGTTGATGGTTCTTCCTATCTGTTTCGTGCGTTCCACGCCCTGCCGCCGTTGACCAATGCGCACGGCGAACCCACCGGAGCCATGCACGGTGTGCTCAATATGCTGGATAAATTGCGCAAGGATTACGACCCGGAACACATGGCGGTGATTTTCGACGCACCCGGCAAAACGTTTCGCGATGACCTGTACCCGCAATACAAAGCTAACCGCCCGCCGATGCCAGACGATTTGCGCTGCCAAATCGAACCGTTGCTGGACATTATCCGCGCTCAAGGCTACCCGTTGTTGATTATTCCTGATGTGGAGGCCGATGATGTCATCGGTACATTGGCAAAGGAATACACGGGTAAGGTCATTATTTCCACTGGCGACAAGGACATGGCGCAACTGGTGGATGAACGTGTCCATCTCATCAACACCATGAGCGGGCATTATGCTGACCCTGCGGGGGTCGTCGAAAAGTTTGGGGTTGCACCGGAACGCATTCGTGACTACCTCGCCTTGATTGGTGATTCGGTGGATAACGTTCCCGGTGTTGCCAAAGTCGGCCCGAAAACGGCGGTGAAATGGCTGGAAGAATACGGTTCACTGGAAAACATCATCGCGCGTGCTAACGAATTCAAGGGCAAGATCGGCGAAAACCTGCGCGAAGCGTTGGCGCACCTGCCGCTGTCGTATGAGCTGGTGACGATCAAATGCGATGTAGCACTGGATTTGCAACCGGAAACGCTGGCGTTTAACCCGCAGGATGTGGATAGGTTGCGGGTGTTGTATGAGCGGTATGGGTTTCGGACGCGGTTGGCGGCGTTGGATGTGCTGGAGAAAATCCCCCCTAGCCCCCCTTTTTCAAAGGGGGGAACAGGAGAGGGCGACCTGCAACTGCCTCTTGCCCCCCCCTTTGAAAAAGGGGGGACGGGGGGGATTTATTCTTCCATCCTCTCGCAAGAAGACCTCGACACTTGGCTAACCCGTCTGCAAGCCGCTGGCGAATTCGCTTTCGATACCGAAACCACCAGTCTCAACTATATGGAGGCGGAAATCGTGGGGGTATCGTTTGCCATCCAACCCGGCGAAGCGGCTTATTTGCCATTGGCACACGATTATCTCGGTGCACCAGCGCAACTCGACCGTGACGCCGTGTTTGCCCAACTCAAACCGCTGCTAGAAAACCCTGGCCTGCGCAAGATTGGGCAGAATCTCAAATACGACCGCAGCGTCCTGCTCAACCATGGCATCGAATTGCGGGGTATCGCCCATGACACCATGCTCGAATCCTACGTGCTGGATTCCACCGCCAGCCGCCACGATTTCGATACCTTGTGTGAAAAGCACCTCAATCACACTACTATCCATTTTGAAGATATTGCGGGCAAGGGCAAAAACCAGATCACCTTCAATCAAGTCGCTTTGGAACAGGCCACACCTTATGCCGCCGAAGATGCGGATTATACGTTGCGCTTGCATCGGCATTTCTGGCCGCAGTTGCAGGCACTCGATGCGCAGCGTCAGTTGTATGAGGCAGTGGAAGTGCCGTTGGTGAGTGTGCTTTCCACCATTGAACGCAACGGTGTGAAAGTCGATGCCATGATGCTCGCCAAACAAAGCAAGGAGCTGGAAGCGCGGATGCATACGGTTATGCAACAGGCTTACACTGTTGCCGGGCAGGAATTCAACCTTGCCTCACCCAAGCAGATTCAGGAAATCTTTTTCGACAAACTGGGCTTGCCGGTGTTGCGCAAAACGCCGAAGGGGCAACCGTCCACCGCTGAAGATGTGTTGGAAGAGTTGGCGGAGATGGGGCATGACTTGCCGTCGTTGATTTTGGAACATCGCGGTTTGGCAAAACTGAAGTCCACTTACACGGATAAGTTACCGGAACAAATCAATCCACGTACCGGGCGGGTGCATACGTCCTACCATCAGGCGGTGGCTTCGACTGGGCGTTTGTCGTCGTCTGACCCGAATTTGCAGAATATTCCGATACGCAATGAGGAGGGGCGGCGGATTCGCCAAGCCTTTATCGCGGAAAGCGGTTGCAAGCTGTTGGCGGCGGATTATTCCCAGATCGAATTGCGTATCATGGCTCACTTATCCGGCGATAAAGGGCTGTTGGAGGCATTTGCACAGGGTTTGGATGTGCATCGGGCAACGGCGGCGGAAGTGTTTGGTACAGCATTGGCGGCGGTGACGACCGCGCAACGTCGGGCGGCGAAGGCGATCAATTTTGGGTTGATTTATGGGATGTCCGCGTTCGGTTTGGCGAAACAACTCGGCGTTGACCGCAAAGACGCACAAGCTTACGTTGACCTGTATTTCGCCCGTTACCCCGGTGTGAAGCAGTACATGGATGACACCCGCGAACAAGCACGGGCGCAAGGCTATGTGGAAACGCTGTTTGGGCGGCGCTTATTTTTGCCGGACATCAAGTCCAAAAATGCGGCGACACGCCAGTACGCCGAACGCACAGCGATTAATGCCCCCATGCAAGGGACGGCGGCTGACATTATTAAAAAGGCGATGATTGCGGTGGATAGCTGGCTACGGAGCAGTGGTTTGCACACCAAGATGATTATGCAAGTACACGACGAACTGGTGTTTGAAGTGCCGGAAGCCGAGTTGGCAACCGTGCGCTCACAGGTCACGGCACTCATGACGGCAGCGGCTCAGTTGGCTGTGCCGCTCTTGGTCGAGAGTGGCGTGGGCGATAATTGGGACGAGGCGCATTGA
- a CDS encoding HAMP domain-containing sensor histidine kinase, with protein MQPQPPIQDEAWDAYLRRHYYRLLVQVILPLILTTVVFVLGGVFCSAIPWWYWLLGYVGLAALFFRFGHALHAELQELFAAQLHCTVIEHEAHCFQRDAAVGHSVCVVTHEINNLIGIAKMSVDNLRYSPVAMPKDIDRLEKALGYMTQVTHLILDGIGNKHTTTRTLSLAELQEDVRLLIGHGQSHPQVALSVVFPADASQYRFEERTGATYLIIHNLVKNALEAVEARFGEQLGGEIRVTAEVLDNQIVIAVEDNGVGMTAEQIEALMRGNGQSFKVNGHGLGLGFVHRECEKSGFTCGFVKMPVQGMKFHVGIALR; from the coding sequence ATGCAGCCACAACCACCGATTCAGGATGAGGCGTGGGACGCTTATTTACGGCGGCATTATTACCGTTTATTGGTGCAAGTAATTCTGCCGCTGATCCTGACGACGGTAGTGTTTGTGCTGGGCGGGGTCTTTTGTAGCGCTATTCCTTGGTGGTATTGGTTGCTGGGCTATGTGGGGCTGGCAGCATTATTTTTCAGATTCGGGCACGCTTTACACGCTGAATTGCAGGAATTGTTTGCGGCGCAATTGCACTGCACTGTGATTGAACACGAAGCGCATTGTTTTCAGCGTGATGCTGCCGTTGGGCATTCTGTCTGCGTTGTTACCCATGAAATTAATAACCTGATCGGCATCGCCAAGATGTCGGTGGATAACCTGCGCTATTCCCCGGTGGCTATGCCTAAAGACATAGACCGCTTGGAAAAAGCCTTGGGCTATATGACTCAAGTAACCCATTTGATATTGGATGGGATAGGCAATAAGCACACGACCACCCGCACGCTTTCGCTGGCAGAACTGCAAGAGGATGTGCGTTTATTAATAGGGCATGGGCAATCCCACCCGCAAGTGGCGTTGTCGGTGGTGTTCCCGGCGGATGCGTCACAGTACCGTTTTGAGGAACGCACCGGGGCGACTTATCTGATTATTCATAACTTAGTGAAGAATGCGTTGGAGGCGGTGGAGGCGCGGTTTGGGGAACAGTTGGGGGGTGAGATTAGGGTTACTGCTGAAGTCTTGGATAATCAGATAGTTATTGCGGTGGAAGATAATGGCGTGGGGATGACGGCGGAGCAAATTGAGGCGCTGATGCGAGGGAATGGGCAGAGTTTTAAGGTGAATGGGCATGGGTTGGGGCTGGGGTTTGTGCACAGGGAATGTGAAAAAAGTGGTTTCACGTGTGGATTTGTCAAAATGCCGGTTCAAGGCATGAAATTTCACGTAGGTATAGCATTACGCTGA